One window of Bacteroides sp. AN502(2024) genomic DNA carries:
- a CDS encoding NAD(P)H-hydrate dehydratase, whose protein sequence is MKIFPNSSIKKLDAYTIENEPIASIDLMERAATALTKAITDRWNTETPVTVFAGPGNNGGDALAVARMMAEKGYKIEVYLFNTKGELSPDCQTNKELVEMMEEVTFHEISTQFVPPTLTADHLVIDGLFGSGLNKPLSGGFAAVVKYINSSPAMVVAIDIPSGLMGEENTFNVKNNIIRADVTFSLQLPKLAFLFAENTEFVGEWELLDIQLSEEGIEETETNYEMLEIEEIRSLIKPRKQFAHKGNFGHALLIAGSKGMAGASVLAARACLRSGVGLLTVHAPICNNNILQTSVPEAMVETDASENYFAVPTDTDDYQAVGIGPGLGRNEETEAALLEQLEHCQTPVVLDADALNILANHHHTLTHLPKGSILTPHPKELERLTGKCQDSYGRLMKACELARAAHVHIILKGAYSAIITPEGKCFFNPTGNPGMATGGSGDALTGVILALLAQGYPAEEAAKIGTYIHGLAGDIAQKKQGMVGMIASDIITCLPTAWRLVSE, encoded by the coding sequence ATGAAAATATTTCCTAATAGCAGTATCAAGAAATTGGACGCTTATACCATTGAGAACGAACCGATTGCATCCATCGATCTGATGGAACGTGCAGCAACCGCATTAACCAAAGCCATCACAGACAGATGGAATACGGAAACACCCGTCACTGTCTTTGCCGGACCGGGAAATAATGGCGGAGACGCCCTTGCCGTAGCCCGCATGATGGCTGAAAAAGGGTATAAGATCGAGGTATACCTCTTCAACACCAAAGGGGAGCTTTCACCCGACTGCCAGACCAATAAGGAACTGGTGGAGATGATGGAAGAAGTGACATTCCACGAAATCAGTACGCAGTTCGTACCACCCACCCTGACAGCCGACCATCTGGTTATTGACGGACTATTCGGTTCCGGACTGAACAAACCGCTGAGCGGCGGATTCGCTGCGGTAGTGAAATACATCAATTCCTCTCCCGCCATGGTAGTGGCCATCGACATTCCTTCCGGACTCATGGGAGAAGAGAATACGTTCAACGTCAAAAACAATATTATCCGTGCGGACGTTACTTTCAGCCTGCAACTGCCGAAGCTGGCTTTCCTCTTTGCAGAAAACACCGAGTTCGTAGGAGAGTGGGAACTGCTGGATATCCAGTTGAGCGAAGAGGGAATCGAAGAGACGGAAACGAACTACGAAATGTTGGAGATTGAAGAAATCCGTTCGCTCATCAAACCACGCAAACAATTCGCCCATAAAGGAAATTTCGGTCATGCACTACTGATTGCCGGTTCGAAAGGAATGGCAGGCGCTTCTGTCCTCGCCGCCCGTGCCTGTCTCCGCTCCGGTGTAGGATTGCTCACCGTGCACGCTCCGATATGCAACAACAACATCCTGCAAACCTCCGTACCTGAAGCAATGGTGGAGACGGACGCCAGCGAAAACTATTTCGCCGTACCTACCGACACGGACGATTATCAGGCGGTCGGCATCGGTCCGGGACTGGGGAGAAACGAGGAAACGGAAGCTGCCTTACTGGAACAACTGGAACACTGCCAAACTCCTGTTGTGTTGGATGCCGACGCACTGAATATCCTCGCCAACCACCACCACACACTTACACATCTGCCGAAAGGTTCCATACTGACCCCGCATCCGAAAGAACTGGAACGACTGACCGGCAAATGCCAGGACTCTTACGGACGTCTGATGAAGGCTTGCGAATTGGCCCGTGCCGCTCATGTACACATTATTTTAAAAGGAGCCTATTCCGCCATCATCACCCCCGAAGGTAAATGTTTCTTCAACCCAACCGGAAATCCCGGAATGGCAACCGGAGGTAGCGGTGATGCGTTGACCGGAGTAATCCTGGCACTGCTTGCCCAAGGGTACCCAGCCGAAGAAGCCGCTAAAATAGGCACTTATATTCACGGATTGGCAGGCGATATCGCCCAGAAGAAACAAGGAATGGTCGGAATGATCGCAAGCGATATTATCACCTGTCTGCCGACAGCATGGCGACTTGTAAGCGAATAA
- a CDS encoding winged helix-turn-helix domain-containing protein, which translates to MMEKTRIGLNAGKVWRILNEKGELSMFDLCRDLGLTFEDVALAVGWLVRENKLLLRKKEGMLFASIEDVEFTFG; encoded by the coding sequence ATGATGGAAAAGACTAGAATTGGCTTGAATGCCGGGAAAGTATGGCGTATTTTAAATGAGAAAGGTGAACTTTCCATGTTTGATTTGTGCCGCGATTTAGGTTTGACGTTTGAAGACGTAGCTCTCGCTGTTGGTTGGCTGGTTAGAGAAAACAAGCTCTTATTGAGAAAAAAAGAAGGAATGCTTTTTGCCAGTATCGAAGATGTCGAATTTACTTTTGGCTAA
- a CDS encoding peptide MFS transporter, giving the protein MSALKGHPKGLYLIFATSTAERFSYYGMRAIFILFLTQALLFDKEAAASIYGSYTGLVYLTPLIGGYIADKYWGIRRSVFWGAVMMAVGQFLMFMSASTLENKELAHWMMYGGLAFLILGNGCFKPTVSSLVGQLYEPGDRRLDAAYTIFYMGVNVGSFAAPLICGYLGDTGNPHDFKWGFLAAGIMTLFTVVLFETQKNKYLFSPSGAPIGIIPDAKREKKEEKAEHISHPKMSKRTKLRNTFVITLLTVALIAFFSYAFDGDWVSIGIFTACIVFPVLILLDGSLTRIERSRIFVIYIVAFFVIFFWAAYEQAGASLTLFASEQTNREILGWEMPASWFQSFNPLFVVVLAYIMPGVWSFLNKRKMEPSSPTKQAIGLLLLSLGYLFICFGVKDVVPGVKVSMIWLTGLYFIHTMGEIALSPIGLSMVNKLSPLRFASLMMGIWYLSTATANKFAGMLSGLYPEAGKVKSILGYQIATMYDFFMVFVVMSGVASLILFLLSKKLQKMMHGVE; this is encoded by the coding sequence ATGAGTGCATTGAAAGGGCATCCGAAAGGTCTTTATCTGATTTTCGCGACAAGCACGGCAGAACGTTTCAGTTACTACGGTATGCGTGCGATCTTTATTCTTTTCCTGACGCAGGCGTTATTGTTTGACAAAGAAGCGGCAGCATCCATTTACGGTAGCTATACCGGATTAGTTTATTTAACTCCTTTGATTGGCGGGTACATTGCTGATAAATATTGGGGAATCCGTCGCTCTGTGTTTTGGGGAGCGGTGATGATGGCAGTCGGACAGTTTCTGATGTTTATGAGTGCCTCTACGTTAGAGAATAAGGAGCTTGCCCACTGGATGATGTATGGCGGACTGGCTTTCCTGATTCTGGGAAACGGCTGTTTCAAGCCTACTGTTTCTTCTCTCGTGGGTCAACTCTACGAACCGGGAGACAGGCGACTGGATGCTGCATATACCATCTTTTATATGGGAGTAAATGTGGGTTCTTTTGCTGCCCCCTTGATTTGTGGTTATCTGGGCGATACCGGTAATCCGCACGACTTTAAATGGGGATTCTTGGCAGCCGGAATCATGACACTGTTCACCGTTGTACTTTTTGAAACTCAAAAGAATAAATATCTGTTCTCTCCCTCGGGAGCACCCATCGGTATTATCCCCGATGCCAAACGTGAAAAGAAAGAGGAGAAAGCGGAGCACATCTCACATCCGAAGATGAGCAAGCGTACCAAGTTGCGTAATACCTTTGTCATCACTCTGCTGACGGTTGCTTTAATCGCCTTCTTTAGTTACGCTTTTGATGGTGACTGGGTGAGCATCGGCATTTTTACCGCCTGCATTGTTTTCCCTGTCCTCATCCTGCTGGACGGTTCATTGACGCGGATCGAGCGTAGTCGTATTTTCGTGATCTATATAGTAGCCTTCTTCGTCATTTTCTTCTGGGCGGCTTACGAACAGGCAGGAGCCTCTTTGACCCTCTTTGCCTCCGAACAGACCAACCGAGAGATTCTAGGTTGGGAAATGCCGGCTTCGTGGTTTCAATCCTTCAATCCTCTGTTTGTGGTTGTCCTGGCATATATCATGCCGGGTGTGTGGAGCTTTCTCAACAAACGGAAGATGGAGCCTTCTTCTCCTACCAAACAAGCGATTGGTCTGCTGCTCCTCTCTTTGGGTTATCTTTTCATCTGCTTCGGAGTGAAAGATGTGGTCCCCGGAGTGAAAGTGAGCATGATTTGGCTGACAGGACTTTACTTCATTCATACCATGGGTGAAATAGCTTTATCACCGATCGGACTATCCATGGTAAATAAGTTGAGCCCGTTGCGTTTCGCTTCTCTGATGATGGGAATCTGGTATCTGTCGACTGCTACCGCCAATAAATTTGCAGGCATGTTGAGCGGACTATATCCGGAAGCCGGAAAGGTGAAATCAATCTTGGGTTATCAGATTGCTACCATGTACGATTTCTTTATGGTATTCGTTGTCATGTCCGGTGTTGCTTCGTTGATTCTGTTCCTTCTCTCGAAGAAATTACAGAAGATGATGCACGGGGTAGAATAA
- a CDS encoding MFS transporter, translated as MTEHLKQKLNDSAVLRWSVLALVAFTMLCGYFLTDVMSPLKPMLEKELLWDSLDYGFFTSAYGWFNVFLLMLIFGGIILDKMGVRFTGMGACLLMVFGCGLKYYAVSTTFPEGAMLFGFKTQVTLAALGYAIFGVGVEIAGITVSKIIVKWFKGKEMALAMGLEMATARIGTTLAMVLTVPLADFFGYTDESGVFHTNIPAPILFCLIMLCVGTIAFFLYTFYDKKLDASLDAEGLEPEEPFRMKDIVYIVTNKGFWLIALLCVLFYSAVFPFIKYAADLMVQKYNVDPKLAGTIPGLLPIGAIILTPLFGSLYDRIGKGATLMIIGSVMLIFVHTMFALPILNIWWFATIIMVILGFAFSLVPSAMWPSVPKIIPEKQLGTAYALIFWVQNWGLMGVPLLIGWVLNAYCKGPVVDGAQTYDYTLPMTLFALFGVLALIVALMLKAENKKKGYGLEEANIRK; from the coding sequence ATGACAGAACATTTGAAACAAAAATTGAATGACTCCGCCGTACTCCGATGGAGTGTTCTAGCATTGGTTGCATTTACCATGCTATGCGGCTATTTCCTCACCGACGTAATGTCTCCTCTAAAACCCATGCTCGAGAAAGAACTGTTATGGGATAGCCTTGACTATGGCTTCTTCACAAGTGCTTACGGGTGGTTTAATGTATTCCTGTTGATGCTGATCTTCGGTGGTATCATTCTGGATAAGATGGGAGTTCGTTTCACCGGAATGGGAGCTTGCTTATTGATGGTGTTTGGTTGTGGATTGAAATACTATGCGGTTTCCACGACTTTCCCGGAAGGCGCCATGCTCTTCGGATTCAAAACCCAGGTGACTTTGGCTGCATTGGGATATGCTATTTTTGGTGTAGGTGTGGAGATCGCCGGTATTACAGTTTCCAAGATTATTGTGAAATGGTTCAAGGGCAAGGAAATGGCATTGGCTATGGGACTTGAAATGGCTACGGCACGTATCGGAACAACTCTGGCGATGGTGCTCACGGTTCCATTGGCAGACTTCTTCGGATATACGGATGAGAGTGGCGTATTCCATACCAATATTCCTGCTCCTATTCTGTTTTGTCTGATTATGTTGTGTGTGGGGACGATTGCTTTTTTCCTTTATACTTTCTATGATAAGAAGCTGGATGCTTCTTTGGATGCAGAGGGACTGGAACCGGAAGAACCGTTCCGTATGAAAGATATCGTGTATATCGTCACCAATAAGGGATTCTGGTTGATTGCCTTGCTATGTGTCTTGTTCTACTCAGCTGTATTCCCCTTTATCAAGTATGCTGCCGACTTGATGGTGCAGAAATATAATGTAGATCCGAAGTTGGCGGGAACGATTCCCGGATTGTTGCCGATTGGTGCAATCATTCTGACTCCGTTGTTCGGTTCGTTATATGACCGTATCGGTAAGGGAGCCACATTGATGATCATCGGATCGGTGATGCTGATTTTTGTGCATACCATGTTTGCTCTGCCTATACTTAATATATGGTGGTTTGCTACCATTATAATGGTTATATTGGGATTTGCCTTCTCACTGGTGCCTTCGGCTATGTGGCCTTCGGTTCCGAAGATTATTCCGGAAAAACAGTTGGGCACAGCCTATGCATTGATTTTCTGGGTGCAGAACTGGGGATTGATGGGAGTTCCTTTGTTGATCGGATGGGTGTTGAATGCTTATTGCAAAGGGCCGGTGGTAGACGGTGCACAGACCTATGATTACACATTGCCGATGACTCTTTTTGCTCTCTTTGGGGTACTTGCTCTGATAGTGGCTCTGATGTTGAAGGCAGAGAACAAAAAGAAGGGATATGGTTTGGAAGAGGCAAATATCCGGAAATAA
- a CDS encoding PqqD family protein, translating into MAAKEKINLLEVIPCRSEHITAEREGETIVLSFPRFKHPWMQRFLVPKGMSKELHVRLEEHGTAVWELIDGKRTVREIIEELAVHFQHEEGYESRVSAYLSQMQKDGLIKLMVPVV; encoded by the coding sequence ATGGCTGCCAAAGAGAAAATCAACCTGTTAGAGGTCATTCCCTGTCGCAGTGAACATATTACAGCAGAAAGGGAAGGGGAGACGATTGTGCTCTCCTTTCCCCGTTTTAAACATCCGTGGATGCAACGCTTCCTCGTGCCGAAAGGTATGTCGAAAGAACTTCATGTGCGATTGGAAGAACACGGTACGGCTGTGTGGGAGCTGATAGATGGAAAACGTACTGTTCGTGAGATTATAGAAGAACTCGCAGTCCACTTTCAACATGAAGAGGGCTACGAGTCGCGTGTATCGGCTTATCTTTCTCAAATGCAGAAAGATGGATTGATAAAACTGATGGTGCCAGTCGTATAA
- a CDS encoding DUF4831 family protein produces the protein MKKLIIATGLLMVTSAYAQTEVLTGVTRGKDYGVVYSLPKTQIELEIKANKVNYTPGEFSKYADRYLRLTNVSTTPEEYWELASVKVKSVGVPNSETTYFVKLKDKTVAPLMELTEDGIVKTINVPYSRSSADKKSAPAPALLTKKANPREFLTEEILMAGSTAKMAELVAKEIYNIRESKNALLRGQADNMPSDGAQLKIMLDNLNAQEEAMTQMFSGTRNKEERTFTVRLTPDKEFNNEVAFRFSKKLGVVANNDLAGTPFYISLKDLKSVNIPQEEGKKKKDLDGIAYNVPGQAMVTLTDGKKRLYEGELPVTQFGVIEYLAPVLFNKNSTIKVYFDPNTGGLLKVDREEEK, from the coding sequence ATGAAAAAGTTGATTATAGCAACAGGATTACTAATGGTAACATCCGCCTATGCACAAACCGAAGTACTGACGGGGGTTACCCGGGGAAAAGACTATGGAGTGGTTTACAGTCTTCCCAAAACCCAAATAGAACTTGAAATAAAAGCCAACAAAGTCAACTATACTCCGGGGGAGTTCAGTAAATATGCCGATCGTTACCTGCGGCTGACCAATGTCTCCACCACCCCCGAAGAATACTGGGAACTGGCTAGTGTAAAAGTAAAATCCGTAGGTGTGCCCAACAGCGAAACTACGTATTTCGTGAAATTGAAGGATAAGACAGTAGCACCGCTCATGGAACTGACAGAGGATGGCATTGTGAAAACAATCAATGTTCCTTACAGCAGAAGCAGTGCAGACAAAAAATCGGCTCCGGCTCCCGCACTCCTCACAAAGAAAGCAAATCCTCGTGAATTCCTGACTGAAGAGATTCTGATGGCTGGCTCCACCGCCAAGATGGCCGAGCTGGTGGCTAAAGAAATCTATAACATCCGCGAAAGTAAGAATGCCTTATTGCGCGGACAAGCTGACAATATGCCTTCAGACGGAGCACAACTTAAGATTATGCTCGATAATCTGAACGCACAAGAAGAAGCCATGACGCAAATGTTCTCGGGTACTCGCAACAAAGAAGAGAGAACATTCACTGTCCGCCTTACTCCCGACAAGGAATTCAACAATGAAGTAGCTTTCCGCTTCTCAAAGAAGTTGGGTGTAGTTGCCAACAATGATTTGGCAGGAACTCCGTTTTATATCAGTCTAAAAGACCTGAAATCCGTCAATATACCACAGGAAGAGGGTAAGAAAAAGAAAGATTTGGATGGAATCGCCTATAACGTACCCGGACAAGCGATGGTTACATTGACAGACGGTAAAAAGAGACTTTACGAAGGTGAGCTTCCTGTTACTCAATTCGGTGTGATAGAATACCTGGCTCCGGTCTTGTTCAACAAGAATTCTACCATCAAAGTTTATTTTGATCCGAATACGGGAGGATTGCTCAAGGTGGACAGAGAAGAAGAAAAATAG
- a CDS encoding transposase, whose translation MAKIQKISEIHPTLGFTEFDILEKYRKSFHESELGRLHSVFPFDRMAKAAGLSEQRLGRRNIFSPSAKIALMVLKAYTGFSDRKLVEHLNGNIHYQMFCGIMIPPSLPITNFKIVSAIRNEIASRLDIDSFQEILASHWKPYLDNLHVCMTDATCYESHMRFPTDMKLLWESIEWLYRHICRHCRDLGIRRPRNKYRNVAESYLSYCKKRKRRASRTRMLKRRMIKLLEKLLSQRDGLHSEYGALLRYTQDYHKRLSIIRKVLVQEKEMFEGRKVSDRIISIDRHYVRPIVRGKETKSVEFGAKVNNIQIDGISFIEHLSFKAFNEGIRLKDCIRMQQKLMNVRVRCVAADSIYANNANRKFCTKYGISTSFVRKGREGKDEPLRKLLRSELSKERATRLEGSFGTQKQHYSLARIKARNKKTEILWIFFGIHTANAILVIDKIRNRTGKAA comes from the coding sequence ATGGCTAAGATACAAAAAATTTCAGAAATCCACCCAACTTTGGGCTTTACAGAATTTGATATTCTGGAAAAATACCGCAAGAGTTTTCATGAGAGTGAGCTTGGCAGGCTTCATTCGGTCTTTCCATTTGATCGTATGGCAAAAGCCGCAGGCCTGTCTGAACAACGTTTGGGCCGCAGGAACATATTCAGTCCTTCCGCAAAGATCGCCCTTATGGTCCTGAAGGCATACACCGGATTCTCCGACAGGAAACTGGTGGAACATCTGAACGGGAACATACACTACCAGATGTTCTGTGGAATCATGATCCCCCCGTCCCTTCCCATAACCAACTTCAAGATAGTCAGTGCCATCCGTAATGAGATAGCATCCCGCCTTGACATTGATTCCTTCCAGGAGATCCTGGCTTCACACTGGAAACCTTATCTTGATAACCTTCACGTCTGCATGACCGATGCCACATGCTATGAGAGCCACATGCGTTTTCCTACGGACATGAAACTCCTTTGGGAAAGCATCGAATGGCTCTACAGGCATATATGCCGGCATTGCAGGGATCTGGGCATAAGGCGTCCGCGCAACAAATACAGGAATGTGGCGGAATCCTATCTGTCCTACTGCAAGAAAAGAAAGAGGAGAGCTTCAAGGACAAGAATGCTTAAGCGCCGTATGATCAAGCTTCTTGAAAAGCTCCTCAGTCAAAGGGATGGGCTCCATAGCGAGTACGGTGCTTTACTCCGATATACACAGGATTACCATAAGCGTCTTTCCATCATCAGAAAGGTGCTTGTACAGGAAAAGGAAATGTTTGAAGGGCGAAAAGTCAGTGACCGCATCATCAGCATCGACCGTCATTATGTACGTCCCATCGTCAGAGGCAAGGAAACCAAGTCCGTCGAGTTCGGTGCAAAGGTCAATAATATACAGATAGACGGCATATCGTTCATCGAACACCTCTCGTTCAAGGCTTTCAATGAGGGGATACGCTTGAAGGACTGTATCCGTATGCAGCAGAAGCTGATGAATGTAAGGGTAAGATGTGTGGCTGCCGATTCCATATATGCCAATAATGCCAACAGAAAGTTCTGTACTAAATATGGGATATCCACATCCTTTGTGCGCAAGGGAAGGGAGGGCAAAGATGAGCCTTTGAGGAAGCTGCTTAGAAGCGAACTCTCAAAAGAAAGGGCCACACGGCTTGAAGGAAGCTTCGGCACTCAAAAGCAACATTACTCGCTCGCAAGGATAAAGGCAAGGAACAAGAAGACGGAAATCCTGTGGATTTTCTTCGGAATACATACAGCAAATGCCATACTGGTGATTGACAAGATCAGGAACAGAACGGGGAAAGCTGCATGA